One window of uncultured Erythrobacter sp. genomic DNA carries:
- a CDS encoding dienelactone hydrolase family protein has protein sequence MCDEAKLKDWASSISRRDFGVLAGGAAMVAACSGPDDVMSGPMVDEDGKPLFGASYHAIETSEGSIDAVLVAPVQGKHPGVIFWPDIASIRDSKIAMAHRLASEGYAVLIMNPYYRDVPKNQFADFAEFIEADGFSKVRPWREKLTADAIGRDAAAAVRWLDAQESVDTSRGIGTQGYCMGGPFTVWSAASVPDRIKAAASFHGGGLVRADDPLSPHRTLDRAEAAFLIAVAQDDDAQAPQVKDDFAAAAEEAGRSAKVEVYAGDHGWTVPDSPAYAEPAAEQAYADLLELYSGNL, from the coding sequence ATGTGTGATGAGGCAAAGCTCAAGGACTGGGCCAGCAGCATAAGCCGTCGCGATTTCGGTGTGCTTGCGGGCGGCGCGGCCATGGTTGCAGCCTGCTCCGGTCCCGACGATGTCATGTCTGGCCCGATGGTTGATGAAGACGGAAAGCCACTTTTCGGGGCCTCTTATCATGCGATCGAGACGTCTGAGGGATCAATCGACGCGGTGCTGGTCGCCCCCGTGCAGGGCAAGCATCCCGGCGTGATTTTCTGGCCCGACATCGCTTCGATCCGCGACAGCAAAATCGCAATGGCGCACCGGCTCGCCAGCGAAGGCTACGCGGTTCTTATCATGAACCCCTATTACCGCGACGTTCCAAAGAATCAGTTTGCCGACTTCGCGGAGTTCATCGAAGCCGACGGCTTCTCCAAGGTCCGCCCGTGGCGCGAGAAGCTCACCGCCGATGCGATTGGCCGCGATGCGGCGGCAGCAGTGCGGTGGCTAGATGCGCAGGAAAGCGTCGACACGTCGCGCGGGATCGGCACTCAGGGATATTGCATGGGCGGTCCGTTCACCGTCTGGAGCGCGGCTTCGGTGCCGGACAGGATCAAGGCCGCTGCGAGCTTCCACGGGGGAGGGCTGGTGCGCGCAGACGACCCGCTTAGCCCGCACCGCACGCTCGACCGCGCTGAGGCGGCCTTCCTGATCGCCGTGGCGCAGGATGACGACGCGCAGGCTCCGCAAGTGAAAGACGACTTCGCTGCCGCCGCCGAAGAGGCCGGACGCTCCGCCAAGGTGGAGGTCTATGCCGGAGATCACGGCTGGACCGTGCCCGACAGCCCCGCCTATGCCGAACCCGCAGCCGAGCAGGCCTATGCCGATTTGCTGGAGCTTTATTCGGGCAATTTGTGA
- a CDS encoding NfeD family protein — protein MDWLATIEDPYLWLALGLLLAAAEILVPGMFLIWLAGAALMTGALAWALPIGLPLQVLVFAVLSILMVFAGRRYIRENPVEEADPKMNKRGMRMVGEQAVVVQAISGGTGRVKHGDSEWLARGPDTAEGASVRITGSDGAVLIVEAV, from the coding sequence ATGGACTGGCTGGCGACCATCGAGGATCCCTATCTCTGGCTCGCGCTCGGCCTGCTGCTGGCTGCGGCAGAGATCCTTGTGCCGGGGATGTTTCTGATCTGGCTCGCAGGCGCTGCGCTGATGACCGGAGCGCTCGCTTGGGCGCTTCCCATCGGACTACCCTTGCAGGTGCTGGTCTTTGCCGTGCTGTCGATCCTGATGGTCTTTGCAGGCCGGCGTTATATCCGTGAAAACCCGGTCGAAGAGGCCGATCCCAAGATGAACAAGCGCGGGATGCGGATGGTTGGCGAGCAGGCCGTGGTGGTGCAAGCGATCTCCGGCGGGACTGGCCGCGTGAAGCATGGCGACAGCGAATGGCTGGCGCGCGGACCGGATACGGCTGAAGGCGCAAGCGTGCGGATCACCGGCAGCGACGGTGCGGTGCTGATCGTCGAAGCGGTGTGA
- a CDS encoding SPFH domain-containing protein, translating into MVYWFLVAMVLLVIVFLVMGVQIVRQGYVYTLERLGKYHKAADPGFHLLIPFFDRVGQKVNMMEQVLDIPGQEIITADNAMVGTDAVVFFQVLDAGKAAYEVSNLYNAIMALTTTNLRTVMGSMDLDETLSKRDEINARLLSVVDHATSPWGVKITRVEIKDIRPPVDISEAMARQMKAERLKRAEILEAEGDRASSILRAEGEKQSAILEAEGRREAAFRDAEAREREAEAEGKATEMVSAAIAESGSQAINYFVAQEYTKAVAKFADSPNAKTILFPVEATQLIGTLGGIGELAREALGDGSSGGSGGGSGGGSGGGSGGGAPRRGPAVQRPSVPSSGGK; encoded by the coding sequence ATGGTTTACTGGTTTCTGGTCGCGATGGTCCTTTTGGTCATCGTCTTTCTCGTCATGGGCGTGCAGATCGTGCGTCAGGGTTATGTCTACACGCTTGAGCGGCTGGGCAAGTATCACAAGGCCGCCGATCCCGGCTTCCACCTGCTGATCCCCTTCTTCGACCGCGTGGGTCAGAAGGTGAATATGATGGAGCAGGTGCTCGATATTCCGGGGCAGGAGATCATCACCGCCGACAACGCCATGGTCGGCACCGATGCGGTGGTGTTCTTTCAGGTCCTCGATGCGGGCAAGGCTGCTTATGAGGTGTCCAATCTCTACAACGCGATCATGGCGCTCACCACAACGAACCTTCGTACCGTTATGGGTTCGATGGACCTCGATGAGACGCTGTCGAAGCGCGACGAGATCAATGCCCGCCTGTTGTCGGTGGTCGATCACGCGACCTCGCCCTGGGGGGTCAAGATCACCCGCGTGGAAATCAAGGATATCCGCCCGCCGGTCGATATTTCCGAGGCGATGGCTCGCCAGATGAAGGCAGAGCGTCTGAAGCGCGCCGAAATCCTCGAAGCCGAAGGCGACCGGGCCTCTTCCATCCTGCGCGCAGAAGGCGAAAAGCAATCCGCGATCCTCGAAGCAGAAGGCCGCCGCGAAGCCGCTTTCCGCGATGCAGAAGCACGCGAACGCGAAGCCGAAGCAGAAGGCAAGGCGACCGAAATGGTGTCTGCGGCAATCGCCGAAAGCGGCAGTCAGGCGATCAATTACTTCGTCGCGCAGGAATACACCAAGGCAGTGGCCAAGTTCGCTGACAGTCCCAATGCCAAGACGATCCTGTTCCCGGTCGAGGCAACCCAGCTGATCGGTACGCTCGGCGGAATTGGCGAGTTGGCCCGCGAAGCGCTGGGTGACGGGTCCAGCGGTGGCTCAGGCGGCGGTTCGGGCGGCGGCTCAGGCGGCGGTTCGGGCGGCGGTGCTCCTCGCCGTGGCCCCGCGGTCCAGCGCCCCAGTGTCCCTTCTAGTGGAGGCAAGTAA